A segment of the Ipomoea triloba cultivar NCNSP0323 chromosome 1, ASM357664v1 genome:
aaaataatgtaccttcaatacaaaaataatgtactttttatttttggtccacacaccatagtccatgcaataatttaccCCAACATAGCCTTACTACCCCATCATATACTATGtggtattgttattatttatatatttatcaattacggagtctaatatataattaatttatcaaatttaatCTTGAACATTTATTCTAATATACATCATGTATGAAGTCTAATATGTATATCACACGCAGTTACTCTAACTAAGTTGGTGAATATCAACTATCAAGAATCAAGATACCACAAGCCATAACTAAAatcttgtaaattgtaattaagATTGAGTTTGTTATAATGCGAGATTTGGATTAAACCGTCGGGCTCGAACTGATTCGAGGCGATGCCTAGGTGCGGACCAACGACCAATGTCTTCTCCGTAATCCCTATTAAACACCAATTCAAGTAGTCAAGGAGGAGAAGGGGAACTTTACAAGAAACCAGAATTTCATTAATTACCGATTTCTCACCCCTCTCCCTCAATTCCAGATCATCACTCCGTCTCCGGGAGACAACACAGCCACCGGAGTTTTAGCGAAGTGGTTTTCAGATTCTATAAAGCAACATATAttgctctttctttctttctttctggttaattttttgtttagaatGGGGAATGCTTTCGTCAAGAAACCCAAGATCACAGAGGTTGATAAGGCAATCCTTTCTCTCAAAACCCAACGGCGCAAGCTTGCCCAATATCAGCAGCAGGTACGTTTAACTTCAATTCTCAACAATGGTATCTCACTCCAGGGTTTAAAGATAGCGATCACAACTCAGCCTTTTTATTTGTAAAGATTTAAACTACGAAATCAACTCAACTTTCATATGTAAAAATGATTGAATATCTGGGTAGAGTGTGTAAACTATGCAGTATGGAAAGCAACTCAAAGGATTCAAACGATCCAAAGATGGGGAAAGTACTAGTATGAAGTAGGGCAAATGTATCCAGAGATGCAATCTGACTTGAATTCTTTTTCTGTTATTCGTTGCTTCCAGCTGGAGAAGGTAATTGAGGCTGAAAAGCAAGCTGCCAAGGACTTACTGCGCGATAAGAAGAAGGATAGGGCCCTGTTGGcattgaaaaagaagaaagcaCAGGAAGAATTATTGAAGCAAGTTGATTCTTGGATGATAAATGTTGAGCAGCAAGTAATTACTATGCTTGAATTCTGTGGACTCAACTTTTTTATACTTCTTCAGTATTGTTTGCTTCCTATCTGTTAAACAAATTTATGTTATATTGCGATTCTGTCAGATATATGAATGAAATATGTATTTGGTTCAGTTGGCAGATATTGAATTATCTAGCAAGCAGAAGGCTGTATTTGAGAGTCTGAAAACAGGGAATAATGCAATCAAAGCAATACAAAGTGAGGTTAATCTGGATGATGTCCAAAAACTAATGGATGATACTGCTGAGGCTAAAGCTTATCAAGATGTAAGCGTTCTCATCATATTTTCAAATTGTCTTTTTTATGATGCCTGATATCAGGAGTCTTGCTCTATAGATGAAGTCCTTTCACACTAACTTCAGCCCTCTGAAGCCTACAGTAATGAGGCTAAAACTTCTTCCCTTAAATGCTAGGCAGCCCaagaacactaactatgataTTACCAAGTGTTGACAACACAACTAGTTTTACATTAAAACTTTTATCTCTGATAGAATGGATGCTAATCTCACCTTGAATTAAGAGTATAAGTCTGCCAAATTCTTGAGAGGGCCAAATGCATCTGTTGGAACCTTTCCAACTTTGAATAATTACTATAACAAATTATGTTTAGGAATCTAGGAAGTCTAGCTTACTTGCTATAATGCTATCATACTAATGATTTGAGTAGGTAATTTGCACAGCCACACCTTACCATATTGGATAAGTATTCACCATCGTATTGTTGTGCCTTCCCTTGTTTTAGTTTCCACTATTGTCCTTTTTCATAGTACTCATCCAGGTGAGGGATACTAAGTGGTTTGAGAGGTTGGTTGGGCTTAAAAAACCATGACCAAACGTGTTACTTTGCTGCTATATTGTTAATATGCTTGCACAAGTATGAATCAACTGAAGGCCATGGAATCAGTTAACTAAATgtgaatattcaaaatatgttgTTGCTTCATTTTTATCCTCAACCTCACTATAAAACTAAAGAGACGCTTGGTATTAGTTTTGAAGAAATTCAGTCCCATTTATATCCAGTAATTTGTTGAATAGTATGGCTTCTGGTTACTTATCATGTTGTGTAAGCAATGCTATATTGCTATCTGCCAGATATTTTACTGTACTCCCTCTCACATCTTATTACCTTTCCTGACTTTTTAAATATCAATAACGTGCTGCTACTTCTTGATTTCCACTTCCCAGTGTTTATAATTCCTCTTGAGTTTACATTTCTATTTGATGAGACTCACCATTATATTTATGATATTCTCACTGTTGCTTAATACTTCTAAGAGTAATTTGAGAATTATGCATGCTCCTCTGAAAAACCTTTTCCTCTTTGTAACCTTTGCCCCTTTATTTGTTTGTGTTGTTTTTATAGGAGATCAATGCAATTTTGGGGGAGAAGCTATCGGCTGAAGATGAAGAGGAAATTCTAGCAGAGTTTGAGAATCTAGAATCTCAGGTTTGTTTACTTTCTAAA
Coding sequences within it:
- the LOC115995882 gene encoding vacuolar protein sorting-associated protein 20 homolog 2, producing the protein MGNAFVKKPKITEVDKAILSLKTQRRKLAQYQQQLEKVIEAEKQAAKDLLRDKKKDRALLALKKKKAQEELLKQVDSWMINVEQQLADIELSSKQKAVFESLKTGNNAIKAIQSEVNLDDVQKLMDDTAEAKAYQDEINAILGEKLSAEDEEEILAEFENLESQLIDQDLPNVPASLPSGEKEEKLDLPDVPTKAPVISDAISDDDASTGVSTKKKVMEEPLPA